A region from the Aeromicrobium choanae genome encodes:
- a CDS encoding acyl-CoA carboxylase subunit epsilon: protein MSQENEATETPERTPVLRVVKGDPTAEELAALVAVVAARNAAAAAAAADAKPRQRSQWGHPVRQHRTPHRFGPGQWRASAF from the coding sequence GTGAGCCAGGAGAACGAGGCCACCGAGACCCCGGAGCGCACGCCGGTGCTCCGGGTCGTGAAGGGCGACCCGACGGCCGAGGAGCTGGCGGCGCTCGTCGCGGTCGTGGCCGCGCGCAACGCCGCCGCAGCGGCCGCTGCCGCCGACGCGAAGCCGAGGCAGCGCAGCCAGTGGGGCCACCCGGTGCGCCAGCACCGCACCCCGCACCGCTTCGGCCCCGGCCAGTGGCGCGCCTCCGCCTTCTGA